The Candidatus Omnitrophota bacterium genome contains a region encoding:
- a CDS encoding FeoA family protein: MKKISLKQMKAKQKGVVCDISAGLALQNKFMSMGIYKGREITKISHIGLKGPVAIKVGRSVLVLGHGVANKIEMEIQ; this comes from the coding sequence ATGAAAAAAATAAGTTTAAAGCAAATGAAGGCCAAACAAAAAGGGGTTGTTTGCGATATTTCTGCGGGCCTAGCTTTACAGAATAAATTTATGAGTATGGGAATTTATAAAGGCAGGGAGATTACTAAAATCAGCCATATCGGTTTAAAAGGGCCGGTTGCCATCAAAGTAGGCAGGAGCGTTTTAGTCTTAGGGCATGGTGTAGCTAATAAAATTGAAATGGAAATTCAATGA
- a CDS encoding GDSL-type esterase/lipase family protein, with protein sequence MSRNRLEIIVIILGIILTGCLKHEIKNSGTKGQNIICFGDSITCGYGAAVGQDYPAGLAKLLKLPVINAGIDGDTTFLALDRLDSDVLSKNPRLVIVEFCGNDFIKKIPKEDTLKNLSKIIDRIQEKGAMVALVDISSGMFFQEYRQAFKKLAIEKGAIFIPVVLSKIITNPAMKSDFLHPNARGYKIVANRVYKVISRYIK encoded by the coding sequence ATGAGCAGAAATAGATTAGAGATAATCGTAATTATTCTAGGTATTATTTTAACCGGTTGTCTAAAACATGAGATTAAAAATTCCGGAACTAAAGGGCAAAATATTATTTGTTTCGGAGATAGTATTACCTGTGGTTACGGCGCCGCTGTGGGACAAGATTATCCAGCCGGATTGGCAAAATTATTAAAACTTCCGGTGATTAATGCCGGAATTGATGGAGATACTACTTTTCTTGCGCTGGACCGCCTAGATAGCGATGTCTTGTCTAAAAATCCGCGCCTGGTGATTGTGGAATTTTGCGGGAATGATTTTATTAAAAAGATTCCCAAAGAAGATACTTTGAAGAATTTAAGCAAAATTATCGACCGCATCCAAGAGAAGGGCGCGATGGTCGCCTTGGTGGATATTAGCTCTGGGATGTTCTTTCAAGAATACCGCCAGGCTTTTAAAAAGCTAGCTATTGAGAAAGGAGCAATATTTATTCCGGTAGTTTTGAGTAAAATTATTACTAATCCTGCGATGAAAAGTGATTTTCTGCATCCTAATGCGCGCGGATATAAGATTGTTGCTAACCGGGTTTATAAGGTAATAAGCCGCTATATAAAATAA
- the rlmN gene encoding 23S rRNA (adenine(2503)-C(2))-methyltransferase RlmN — protein sequence MQDIKELALTELQDKLLSWGLPKYHAKQILSWIYQKGAFDFNSMSNLPQALRKKLAGEFYILGLALADLQISSDGTSKFLFELTDKNLVEAVNIPAARRATGCISSQVGCKFSCQFCASGAKGFKRNLTVGEILDEVLYLKNNTQGVELTHIVFMGTGEPLDNYENVLQAIRIINSPDAFNIGARRITISTSGIIPAIEKLALEGLQVELSISLHASSDKMRSQIMPVNKKYPLEDLIKCCHEYIAKTNRQITFEYILIKGLNCGLKDAQDLACLLKDLRLAKVNLIPANPVPELKIMPPSKPEIEAFKEYLFKSAINVTLRQARGQDIDAACGQLRLRHEQK from the coding sequence ATGCAAGATATCAAGGAATTAGCTTTAACAGAGCTACAAGATAAATTACTTTCCTGGGGTCTGCCTAAATACCACGCCAAACAAATACTCAGCTGGATCTATCAAAAAGGAGCTTTTGATTTTAACAGTATGAGTAATCTTCCGCAAGCCTTAAGGAAGAAGTTGGCAGGTGAATTTTATATCCTTGGCCTTGCACTTGCGGATCTACAAATTTCCAGCGATGGAACAAGTAAATTTCTTTTTGAATTAACCGACAAAAACCTGGTTGAAGCAGTGAATATTCCGGCGGCTCGTCGGGCCACTGGCTGTATCTCTTCCCAGGTAGGCTGCAAATTTAGTTGTCAATTTTGCGCAAGTGGTGCAAAAGGATTCAAACGCAATTTAACGGTGGGTGAAATTTTAGATGAGGTGCTTTATTTAAAAAACAATACACAAGGAGTAGAGCTGACGCATATTGTTTTTATGGGAACCGGCGAACCATTGGATAATTACGAAAATGTGCTCCAAGCTATCCGCATAATTAATTCTCCGGATGCTTTTAATATCGGCGCCAGGCGGATTACTATTTCGACAAGCGGGATTATCCCGGCAATAGAAAAGTTAGCATTAGAGGGTTTGCAGGTTGAGCTTTCCATATCTTTGCATGCTTCAAGCGACAAAATGCGTTCACAAATTATGCCGGTAAATAAGAAATACCCGCTGGAAGATTTAATCAAATGTTGCCATGAATATATTGCAAAGACTAACCGGCAGATTACCTTTGAATATATTTTGATTAAGGGGTTAAATTGCGGATTAAAGGATGCTCAGGATTTAGCCTGTCTCCTAAAAGATTTAAGGTTGGCCAAAGTAAACCTGATTCCGGCAAACCCGGTTCCGGAATTAAAAATTATGCCTCCTTCAAAGCCAGAGATAGAGGCGTTTAAAGAGTATTTGTTTAAAAGCGCAATTAATGTTACATTAAGGCAAGCGCGCGGGCAGGATATCGATGCAGCATGCGGGCAATTGAGGCTAAGACATGAGCAGAAATAG
- a CDS encoding class I adenylate-forming enzyme family protein, with protein MNVASVLERCVKEYGDRPAVIFRQQELTFTQLRDKVFSFSQGLLALGIKPHDKVAIYLPSWPEYIISYLAIWSIGACCVPLDFMLTEDEIISCLDHSETKLLITKHKANISFADLKAKLPALKNIICCQSTEKENLDFDTLLVENKSCAPEIKINEKDYAIIFYTSGTTGKPKGVLINYAQLDAPPKSMSFFVDSDLSAGDVTLCALPFSHLGGLIYIQNTIIFGLTMVLMERFSPLDFLKNVQNYKVNFFWIVPSMYYALLQLKEFETFNLSSLRWLVTFGASNSPDALRRFHQFCPKASLLNGWGLTETNAPTVVLPMGSENIESVGRPAPWIAVRVFSENAQEAPCGQVGEVAVKSWVVCDGYFKDEKLTRSTIRDGWFYTGDLGRFDEKGFLYIVGRKKEMIKVGGEIVFEPEVEASLQKHPDIAEAAVIGVADKLRGEVPKAFLVAKVGKSLSEEDLRYFLRQHLAHYKIPHYFEFRATLPKNRTGKIDKAQLRDGFCHPRESGDPKE; from the coding sequence ATGAATGTCGCCAGTGTTTTAGAGCGGTGTGTAAAAGAATATGGGGATAGGCCTGCAGTTATTTTCCGTCAGCAGGAGCTGACTTTTACTCAGCTGCGGGATAAAGTATTTTCCTTTAGCCAGGGATTACTTGCGCTTGGGATAAAACCGCACGATAAAGTAGCAATTTATCTTCCCAGTTGGCCGGAATATATCATTAGTTATCTGGCTATCTGGTCTATTGGCGCCTGCTGTGTGCCTTTAGATTTTATGCTCACTGAGGATGAAATAATTTCCTGCCTGGATCACTCTGAAACAAAACTCCTGATTACTAAACACAAGGCCAATATTTCGTTTGCTGATCTTAAGGCAAAGCTGCCTGCTTTAAAAAATATCATTTGTTGCCAATCAACAGAAAAAGAAAATTTAGATTTTGATACTCTTTTGGTAGAGAATAAAAGTTGTGCTCCTGAAATAAAAATTAATGAAAAAGATTACGCCATCATTTTTTATACTTCGGGCACAACCGGTAAACCCAAAGGTGTTCTGATTAATTATGCCCAGTTGGATGCTCCGCCAAAATCTATGTCCTTTTTTGTAGATTCAGATTTAAGCGCAGGGGATGTCACATTATGTGCTTTGCCATTTTCACATTTAGGAGGTTTGATTTATATTCAGAATACAATTATCTTTGGCCTGACAATGGTGTTGATGGAGCGTTTTAGCCCGTTAGATTTTTTAAAAAACGTGCAAAACTACAAAGTTAATTTTTTCTGGATTGTTCCGTCGATGTATTATGCCCTTTTGCAATTAAAGGAGTTTGAGACATTTAATTTATCGAGCTTGCGTTGGTTGGTAACTTTTGGAGCAAGCAATTCTCCGGATGCATTACGCAGGTTTCATCAGTTTTGCCCTAAGGCTAGCCTTCTAAACGGCTGGGGACTGACAGAAACCAATGCTCCGACGGTGGTTTTACCTATGGGTTCAGAGAATATCGAAAGCGTAGGCCGGCCTGCGCCTTGGATTGCAGTTAGGGTATTTTCAGAAAATGCTCAAGAGGCGCCTTGTGGCCAGGTAGGTGAAGTAGCAGTGAAAAGCTGGGTAGTTTGCGACGGGTATTTTAAGGACGAAAAATTAACGCGGTCGACTATTCGCGATGGCTGGTTTTACACAGGTGATCTGGGCAGGTTTGATGAAAAGGGTTTTCTTTACATTGTCGGAAGAAAAAAAGAGATGATTAAGGTTGGGGGAGAAATTGTTTTTGAGCCGGAAGTTGAAGCAAGCCTGCAGAAACACCCGGATATTGCCGAGGCTGCGGTAATCGGGGTGGCTGATAAATTAAGAGGAGAGGTGCCTAAGGCATTTTTGGTGGCAAAAGTTGGCAAGAGCCTCTCTGAAGAAGACTTACGTTATTTTTTACGCCAGCATTTGGCACATTACAAGATTCCGCATTACTTTGAATTTCGCGCCACACTTCCGAAGAATCGTACAGGTAAAATCGACAAGGCACAACTAAGAGATGGCTTTTGTCATCCTCGCGAAAGCGGAGATCCAAAGGAATAG
- a CDS encoding aldehyde dehydrogenase family protein gives MNLKYPLYINGQFIETAEKQNILNPSAGKVIAEVSLATKKEVELAVSCAREAFDQGAWPQFSLLQRKEFISKIAQGIKEQAAELAQLEMQNTGKPIKETTFMDIPSSAKTFEFMANNFIDYLGNEKLTVLEDAKAICVPEPIGVVALIVPWNYPLLITCWKLASALAAGNTVILKPSSLTPLTALELAKIIHNAGLPSGVVNIINGSGTKIGEELCADKRLDMISFTGSNDTGKQILQYSSKNVKKLLMELGGKSASLIFNDVDLDVAVNSSLTSIFLNQGQMCTAMSRIFVQEAIYDKFLASFVEKAKRIKLGLAQEFETQMGPLISDAQRKKVIAYIDKAKAEGGKVACGGKIPENHELKNGYFFEPTVLVDVGAHSHIFKEEVFGPVVLIHKFSGPDEAATLANNVDFGLAACIWTKDLFLAQDLARKINAGTVWINTYGMFYNQLPYGGFKQSGFGKELGREGFLEYTRLKNIIIDKSSDGKPLVNYWYGF, from the coding sequence ATGAATTTGAAATACCCGCTTTATATCAACGGACAATTTATTGAGACCGCCGAAAAACAGAATATTCTTAATCCTTCCGCCGGCAAGGTAATAGCCGAGGTCTCTCTTGCCACAAAAAAAGAAGTGGAGCTAGCTGTATCTTGCGCAAGAGAGGCATTTGATCAAGGTGCCTGGCCGCAATTTTCTTTACTTCAGCGCAAGGAGTTTATCTCCAAGATAGCTCAGGGTATTAAAGAGCAAGCCGCTGAACTTGCGCAGCTTGAGATGCAAAATACCGGTAAGCCAATCAAAGAAACTACCTTTATGGATATTCCATCCAGCGCTAAGACTTTTGAGTTTATGGCCAATAATTTTATTGATTATCTCGGGAATGAAAAGCTTACTGTTTTAGAAGACGCAAAAGCTATTTGCGTTCCTGAACCAATTGGCGTAGTAGCGTTGATTGTGCCCTGGAATTATCCGCTTTTAATTACCTGTTGGAAATTGGCTTCTGCTTTGGCTGCGGGTAATACGGTTATATTAAAACCTTCCAGCCTTACTCCGCTTACTGCTCTGGAGCTAGCAAAAATTATTCATAATGCCGGACTTCCCTCCGGAGTGGTTAACATAATTAATGGCAGCGGTACAAAGATTGGAGAGGAACTTTGCGCAGATAAACGCCTGGATATGATTTCATTCACTGGCAGCAATGATACGGGAAAGCAGATTTTGCAATATTCCTCTAAAAATGTGAAGAAGCTGCTCATGGAGTTAGGAGGTAAGTCAGCTAGCTTAATATTTAATGATGTGGATTTAGATGTTGCGGTAAATAGTTCGCTTACTTCTATTTTTCTCAATCAGGGACAGATGTGTACAGCTATGTCGCGCATCTTTGTGCAGGAAGCAATTTATGATAAGTTTTTAGCCAGTTTCGTAGAGAAAGCCAAGCGTATAAAGTTAGGATTAGCGCAGGAGTTTGAAACTCAAATGGGCCCTTTAATCAGCGACGCGCAGCGCAAAAAAGTGATTGCCTATATTGACAAGGCAAAAGCTGAAGGAGGTAAAGTTGCCTGCGGAGGGAAAATTCCTGAAAATCACGAATTGAAGAACGGTTATTTTTTTGAGCCTACGGTTTTAGTGGATGTAGGGGCACATTCGCACATATTTAAAGAAGAGGTTTTCGGGCCGGTAGTCCTGATTCATAAATTTTCCGGGCCGGATGAAGCGGCCACTTTGGCAAATAACGTGGATTTTGGTTTGGCTGCCTGTATTTGGACTAAAGATTTATTTCTAGCTCAGGATCTTGCCAGAAAAATAAATGCCGGGACTGTCTGGATTAATACTTATGGTATGTTCTATAATCAGCTTCCTTACGGCGGTTTCAAACAGAGCGGATTTGGCAAAGAACTTGGCCGAGAAGGGTTCTTAGAATATACCCGTTTAAAAAATATAATTATAGATAAATCTTCCGATGGCAAACCTTTGGTTAATTACTGGTATGGGTTCTAA
- a CDS encoding class II aldolase/adducin family protein produces the protein MLEQQLRSEIINVGKRLYAAGLAVANSGNLSARIDHENILITATGTALGQLKESDIVKVNLSSGKPQGEVNPSSELPLHSLVYKNFSANFVIHCHPPLINGYFAVAKILKAMSFETKFYLGDIPVIPQETPTVTDPAPVIAALKTNSLVVLKNHGTVAIADKFEVALSITEALEEAVKSVAVARLFDKDILDDLDIALKDDLKRNELACTMFSREHIQAIVDLVNKDEFIAQKGKELDLTVKLAIKLDDSDCVYKFNFQQGKIVKLDVDSEAPFVISAPAVVWEQVFLGKLDSFVAVTQGKMKLSGQLGQLSKWYVPFSRLFALFKEVKIK, from the coding sequence ATGTTAGAGCAGCAGTTAAGATCAGAGATCATTAATGTAGGCAAGAGGCTTTATGCTGCGGGGCTTGCAGTAGCCAACTCTGGAAATTTAAGCGCGCGTATTGATCATGAAAATATCCTGATTACCGCAACTGGTACAGCTTTAGGCCAGTTAAAAGAAAGCGATATCGTTAAAGTTAATTTATCAAGCGGTAAGCCACAAGGAGAGGTAAATCCCAGTTCAGAGCTGCCATTACACAGTCTAGTCTACAAAAATTTTTCGGCAAATTTTGTTATCCATTGCCACCCGCCTTTAATCAACGGATATTTCGCAGTAGCTAAAATACTTAAAGCCATGAGCTTTGAAACAAAATTTTATCTTGGAGATATCCCGGTAATTCCTCAGGAAACGCCTACAGTTACAGACCCTGCGCCGGTTATCGCCGCTTTAAAAACAAATAGTCTGGTTGTTTTAAAGAATCACGGGACAGTAGCGATTGCGGATAAATTCGAGGTTGCTTTAAGTATTACTGAAGCATTAGAGGAAGCAGTTAAAAGTGTGGCAGTCGCTCGCCTATTTGATAAAGATATTTTGGATGATTTGGATATTGCCCTAAAAGATGATTTAAAGCGCAATGAGCTGGCCTGTACTATGTTTAGCCGGGAGCATATTCAGGCAATCGTGGATTTAGTTAATAAAGATGAATTTATCGCCCAAAAAGGTAAAGAACTGGACCTGACTGTAAAATTAGCAATTAAGCTTGATGATAGCGACTGTGTTTATAAATTTAATTTCCAGCAAGGTAAAATTGTAAAGCTAGACGTTGATAGCGAAGCTCCTTTTGTAATTTCTGCGCCGGCTGTGGTTTGGGAACAGGTATTTTTGGGTAAGCTCGACTCTTTTGTGGCAGTAACACAAGGGAAGATGAAATTAAGCGGCCAATTAGGCCAGCTATCTAAATGGTATGTACCATTTAGCCGCTTGTTTGCCCTATTTAAAGAGGTAAAGATTAAATGA
- a CDS encoding S-methyl-5-thioribose-1-phosphate isomerase, which produces MKFSPLFWPIQLKGNLIYILDETRLPQRLVYIKAKNYLEACRAIKQMKTRAVGQVLLVMYTFLLSKRQNKNLAKVAQAINATRPTLSFKFLTDMVLGWEKSGAPLEKSILGFLEMLKAKRIEQARETANLLKDGDVILTHCNISGLMPLIAEFAKEEGKRVSFYVTETRPYLQGSRLTAWELMRAGCDVTIITDNMVAYLLSLSKVTKVIVGADHLTLNGDIANKIGTYQIAVVAKYFKIPFYVICPPASRLKSGKEIKIEIRPQDELKIYQGLHLAPKEVKAYYPAFDVTPAELITKHIYLGGLDVRAAVKIRDH; this is translated from the coding sequence ATGAAATTTTCACCATTATTCTGGCCGATACAATTAAAAGGTAATCTAATCTATATTTTGGATGAAACTCGCCTGCCGCAAAGGTTAGTTTATATAAAAGCAAAAAATTACCTGGAGGCGTGCAGGGCAATTAAGCAGATGAAGACCCGCGCCGTAGGGCAGGTGCTGCTTGTAATGTATACTTTTCTTTTAAGCAAACGGCAAAATAAAAATTTGGCTAAAGTTGCCCAAGCGATTAACGCAACCCGGCCGACTTTATCATTTAAATTTTTAACAGATATGGTGTTAGGTTGGGAGAAAAGTGGCGCTCCGCTTGAAAAAAGCATTTTAGGATTTTTAGAGATGCTTAAAGCTAAGCGCATCGAGCAGGCAAGGGAGACGGCCAATCTTCTTAAAGATGGCGATGTAATTCTAACTCATTGCAATATCAGCGGATTGATGCCTTTAATTGCTGAGTTTGCCAAAGAAGAGGGCAAGAGAGTAAGCTTTTATGTTACGGAAACCCGGCCGTATTTACAGGGTTCTCGCCTCACTGCCTGGGAGTTGATGCGCGCAGGATGCGATGTAACGATTATTACCGATAATATGGTGGCTTATTTATTATCATTGAGTAAAGTGACTAAAGTTATCGTGGGAGCCGACCACCTAACTTTAAACGGTGATATTGCCAATAAGATTGGTACTTATCAGATTGCGGTAGTGGCCAAGTATTTTAAGATTCCTTTTTATGTAATCTGCCCGCCGGCTTCAAGATTAAAGAGCGGCAAAGAAATTAAAATTGAAATCAGGCCGCAAGATGAATTAAAAATTTATCAGGGTTTGCATCTGGCGCCAAAAGAGGTTAAAGCGTATTATCCGGCTTTTGATGTTACGCCAGCAGAATTAATTACCAAGCATATTTATCTGGGGGGTTTAGATGTTAGAGCAGCAGTTAAGATCAGAGATCATTAA
- a CDS encoding DUF190 domain-containing protein — MKIPADGKLLRVFIGEADKWNGKPLYEEIIFLAKKNGLAGATAIKGFMGFGCKSHMHTANLLRLSEDLPIIIEIVDSEDKINQFIPLLDNMVKEGLITLEKANVIMYRA; from the coding sequence ATGAAAATTCCCGCGGATGGAAAGCTTTTGAGGGTTTTTATCGGTGAAGCGGATAAATGGAATGGTAAGCCGCTTTATGAAGAGATTATATTTTTGGCTAAGAAAAATGGTTTAGCCGGAGCAACCGCGATTAAGGGGTTTATGGGATTTGGCTGTAAAAGCCATATGCATACCGCAAATTTATTGCGGCTTTCTGAAGACCTGCCGATTATTATCGAAATTGTAGATAGTGAAGATAAAATTAATCAGTTTATCCCGTTACTTGATAATATGGTTAAGGAAGGGTTGATTACTCTTGAAAAAGCAAACGTAATTATGTATCGGGCGTAA
- the crcB gene encoding fluoride efflux transporter CrcB — MTKLFNLIIGGVAGTIARYFLAGAVYRLMGTAFPYGTLIVNVSGCFILGVLASLADKKFILGPDARLLLMIGFCGAFTTFSTLIFESDNLVRNGQAIRAFTNIFASVILGFILFRVGSLLGEII, encoded by the coding sequence ATGACAAAATTATTTAACTTGATTATTGGTGGAGTGGCGGGGACGATTGCTCGGTATTTTTTGGCTGGAGCAGTCTATAGATTGATGGGAACCGCTTTTCCTTATGGCACATTAATTGTAAATGTCAGCGGTTGTTTTATTCTTGGAGTTTTGGCTTCTTTAGCGGATAAGAAATTCATTCTTGGGCCGGACGCGCGTTTGTTGTTAATGATTGGGTTTTGCGGGGCGTTTACTACTTTCTCAACCTTGATATTTGAGAGCGATAACCTGGTTAGAAATGGCCAGGCAATTCGCGCTTTTACCAATATATTTGCCAGCGTAATTTTAGGTTTTATATTATTCAGGGTAGGCAGTCTATTAGGAGAGATAATATGA
- a CDS encoding amidohydrolase family protein, with the protein MLIDAHSHWLPLEIISNAHFFHKGWGDIEGQLKIMDATGIDTAVLSYPTTDAHLKLGSISQVGHIYNDNVARILKAYPKRFIGAAVLPVDNSIDMLEELKRATSELGFKAVSLASSYNGIYLDDKMFLSIYKEAQEKNIPIFVHSQIVNPIGFERVKDPLLTPVIEYVFDTTVSIGKLLMSDIFRKYPKVKFVFAHFGGAICYLKQRFDTTYQMLRGMNFVKDLQALPSEYFKNIYVDTSGDTTKANFLLSLELMGPKHILWGSDWPAKQDVAGGIKAVKDLDISESDKEDILGSNLSKILVL; encoded by the coding sequence ATGTTAATTGACGCGCATAGCCATTGGCTGCCGCTTGAGATAATTTCCAATGCCCATTTTTTTCATAAGGGCTGGGGGGATATTGAGGGGCAGCTAAAAATTATGGACGCCACTGGTATTGATACGGCTGTATTAAGTTATCCTACAACGGATGCGCATTTAAAATTAGGCAGCATTAGCCAGGTGGGGCATATTTATAATGATAATGTGGCTAGGATTCTAAAAGCCTATCCTAAAAGGTTTATAGGGGCGGCGGTTTTGCCGGTAGATAACTCTATTGACATGCTTGAAGAATTAAAACGGGCAACCAGTGAGCTTGGATTTAAAGCTGTTTCTTTGGCTTCAAGTTATAATGGTATTTACCTGGACGATAAAATGTTTCTGTCTATATATAAAGAGGCTCAAGAGAAGAATATCCCCATTTTTGTGCATTCGCAGATTGTTAATCCGATAGGTTTTGAGCGAGTTAAGGATCCGCTGCTTACTCCGGTAATTGAATATGTTTTTGATACGACGGTTTCAATCGGCAAGCTTCTAATGTCGGATATTTTTAGGAAATACCCTAAAGTAAAATTTGTCTTTGCCCATTTTGGCGGAGCAATCTGCTATCTTAAGCAGCGCTTTGACACCACTTACCAGATGCTGCGCGGAATGAATTTTGTCAAAGACCTGCAAGCGTTACCTTCTGAATATTTTAAGAACATTTATGTAGATACCAGCGGCGATACCACCAAAGCCAATTTCCTACTGAGCCTGGAATTAATGGGCCCTAAGCATATTTTATGGGGCAGCGATTGGCCAGCCAAACAGGATGTTGCCGGCGGTATCAAGGCGGTTAAAGACTTAGATATTTCTGAAAGCGATAAAGAAGATATCTTGGGTAGTAATTTAAGCAAGATTTTAGTTCTTTAA
- a CDS encoding carbohydrate binding domain-containing protein, which translates to MKKIGFLTTALILLVTGVCLAEGNNLLLDDFEITVSGGTNGTVDFGAGNGSTVMVTAANDIKNSGNQALKVVYDAVPGGYIYVSRGTGLDAKNANWALKPSDIKWEEYKAISFYVYGTDSKAQIAFDIKDSGGEIWRFITADDFKGWKKVVVSFDKFAVRDDWQPNDADKNGQLDFPIKIFQFEPLPGSKGTFYFDTVELVKK; encoded by the coding sequence TTGAAAAAAATAGGATTTTTGACAACAGCATTGATTTTATTGGTAACAGGAGTTTGTTTAGCCGAAGGCAATAACTTATTACTTGATGATTTTGAAATTACAGTTAGCGGCGGGACTAATGGCACGGTTGATTTTGGTGCTGGTAACGGCTCAACGGTTATGGTAACAGCAGCTAATGATATCAAGAATAGCGGTAATCAGGCGTTAAAGGTAGTTTATGATGCTGTCCCGGGCGGGTATATTTATGTATCCCGCGGCACAGGGCTTGATGCCAAGAATGCTAACTGGGCGCTTAAGCCATCGGATATAAAATGGGAGGAGTATAAGGCAATATCATTCTATGTTTACGGAACGGATTCTAAAGCACAAATTGCTTTTGATATAAAAGATAGCGGCGGTGAGATTTGGCGTTTTATAACTGCGGATGATTTTAAAGGATGGAAGAAGGTGGTTGTAAGTTTTGATAAATTCGCCGTGCGCGATGATTGGCAGCCAAACGATGCGGATAAAAACGGCCAACTTGATTTCCCGATTAAGATTTTCCAATTCGAGCCGCTTCCTGGATCAAAGGGGACGTTTTATTTTGATACTGTAGAATTAGTGAAAAAATGA
- a CDS encoding SDR family oxidoreductase, which translates to MGTDLKGKVAIVTGASRGIGKAMASTAASLGINLAIAARGEGPLKEVADEIAKKYKVEVLAVPCDVIKLEDLENLVNKAKEKFGKVDILINCAGVSSQYPFNQQPIEDFEKLAHTNYLGYVRLIRLVINDMMKQKYGAIINIVSGSTLVDPVPRNFIVYSSLKVGLRAFSKGLFWELRDHGIKVTSILPGVTDTDLTGKLKEVTNDTSRLMSTQAIEDAVRFALTVPVNVCPLEISVINQQTPWTASVIPFKQQHPEK; encoded by the coding sequence ATGGGTACAGATTTAAAAGGAAAAGTTGCTATTGTTACCGGGGCCAGCCGGGGCATTGGAAAGGCGATGGCTTCTACGGCAGCAAGTTTGGGTATTAATTTAGCTATTGCTGCACGCGGAGAAGGCCCTTTAAAGGAAGTTGCCGATGAAATTGCCAAGAAATATAAGGTTGAGGTATTGGCGGTACCATGTGACGTTATAAAATTGGAAGACTTGGAAAATCTGGTAAATAAAGCCAAGGAAAAATTTGGCAAGGTGGATATTTTGATTAATTGCGCCGGAGTTTCATCACAGTATCCTTTTAATCAGCAGCCAATTGAGGATTTTGAAAAGTTAGCGCATACAAATTATTTAGGTTATGTGCGGCTAATTCGCCTGGTAATCAATGATATGATGAAGCAGAAGTACGGTGCGATTATTAATATAGTTTCCGGTTCAACCCTGGTAGACCCGGTCCCGAGAAATTTTATAGTTTACAGCTCGCTTAAAGTCGGCCTACGCGCTTTCTCTAAGGGCCTTTTCTGGGAGTTGCGTGATCATGGCATTAAAGTAACATCTATTTTACCTGGGGTTACCGATACAGATTTAACCGGAAAACTCAAAGAGGTAACCAACGATACTTCGCGTTTAATGAGTACACAGGCAATCGAAGATGCGGTGCGTTTTGCCCTGACTGTGCCGGTAAATGTTTGTCCTCTAGAGATTTCTGTAATTAATCAACAAACACCCTGGACTGCTTCGGTAATACCGTTTAAGCAGCAGCATCCGGAAAAGTAG